The following coding sequences lie in one Stigmatopora nigra isolate UIUO_SnigA chromosome 4, RoL_Snig_1.1, whole genome shotgun sequence genomic window:
- the LOC144195380 gene encoding uncharacterized protein LOC144195380 isoform X1 — MGQTQEKLEGEQTIADGLEDAHPNCCQSDTSADDVMKARSACEEKAGNIEEKGNTLETDAEKLTDNLVLKSPLINKYINLWARGFSADEVNQGNGIENGEEGGRAATLLPPSKKQKASVTTEERAQIYSQFDTNQIEEKSTEKEFEDSSNMEDQGEGTQNQHEFYGNSGSTWDSNSLPLRVDKYETNNTLSPASATEPGLILDKLLRRNRKDICPVLEKIKDMESDDMDMELDLPTCGATATVISTEEGNMAEYLTRSILSSSTIKATQGDFEVAGPAAHVNKKSKISKSDEVTKSTKALSSKTITPNLVALNSLECNTLHERESCEVTCMISEEAAQFYGFGQKEDSEFVPPRIEEDGNSISVSSKMEESPVWPELPTANKESETHKQLELKSAKESDDGVLFREISPDHARSRPVSDLVKENIQLHEKRLHQDWSKPSGVKCDEQGQSVKVAQMKATFDSPQKSPDKALERKPSTRKDMKGVVRKSKFRHVFGQTVKNDQCYDDIRVSRVTWDSSFCAVNPKFVAIIIEASGGGAFLVLPLHKTGRIDKACPTVCGHTGPVLDIDWCPHNDQVIASSAEDCSVMVWQIPEHGLLTPMSEPAVELKGHSKRVGIITWHPTARNVLLSAGCDNIIMIWNVGTGEALITLDDMHPDMIYNVCWNRNGSLICTTCKDKSVRVIDPRKEEIVEEKEKAHDGARPMRAIFLKDGKILTTGFNRRSERQIALWDPQNIEEPMAMHCMDASNGVLLPFYDPDTNMVYLCGKGDSSIRYFEITDEDPYVHFLSSYVTKESQRGMGCMPKRGLDVNKCEIARYYKLLERKCEPIVMTVPRKSDLFQDDLYPDTAGPESALEAEEWAEGKNGDPILISLKNGYVPTKSREFKVVKKNILDAKVATSTENSSSSFQNTSSKSDGKLDELLKEMRSLKDLVSSQEKRLVALEEQMSKIAI; from the exons ATGGGACAGACGCAAGAAAAATTAGAAGGAGAACAAACCATTGCTGACGGATTGGAGGACGCGCACCCTAACTGTTGCCAGTCTGACACTTCTGCCGATGATGTCATGAAGGCAAGAAGTGCCTGTGAAGAGAAGGCCGGCAACatagaagaaaaaggaaatacaTTGGAGACAGATGCGGAAAAATTGACCGACAACCTGGTGCTGAAATCACctttaataaacaaatacatcaaCTTGTGGGCCAGAGGCTTTTCTGCAGACGAGGTAAACCAAGGAAATGGAATAGAAAACGGAGAAGAAGGAGGCAGGGCCGCTACGCTTTTACCACctagtaaaaaacaaaaagctagTGTAACCACAGAAGAAAGAGCTCAGATATATAGCCAGTTTGATACGAATCAGATAGAAGAGAAGAGTACAGAGAAAGAGTTTGAAGACTCTTCCAACATGGAGGACCAAGGTGAGGGCACCCAAAACCAGCATGAGTTCTATGGGAACAGTGGATCCACTTGGGATTCAAACTCTTTACCCCTACGCGTGGATAAATATGAAACCAACAATACATTGAGTCCAGCGTCAGCCACCGAACCCGGTTTAATCTTGGATAAACTGCTGAGGAGAAACCGAAAGGACATTTGTCCCGTTCTGGAGAAAATAAAGGATATGGAAAGCGATGACATGGACATGGAGTTGGATTTGCCCACATGTGGCGCTACAGCAACAGTCATCAGCACCGAGGAAGGAAACATGGCAGAATATTTGACCCGCAGCATTTTATCGTCTTCTACAATCAAAGCGACTCAAGGTGACTTTGAAGTGGCAGGACCCGCTGCCCACgtcaacaaaaaatccaaaatttcCAAAAGCGATGAAGTGACCAAATCGACAAAGGCACTTAGCAGCAAGACAATCACTCCTAATCTAGTCGCTTTGAACAGTTTAGAATGTAATACTCTTCATGAAAGAGAGTCATGTGAAGTCACGTGTATGATTAGTGAGGAAGCCGCACAATTCTACGGCTTCGGCCAAAAGGAAGATTCCGAATTTGTTCCTCCCAGAATAGAGGAAGATGGCAACTCAATTTCCGTCAGCTCCAAGATGGAAGAAAGCCCCGTGTGGCCAGAGCTTCCCACGGCCAACAAAGAAAGTGAAACGCACAAGCAGCTCGAGTTGAAATCTGCCAAAGAAAGCGACGATGGCGTTTTATTCCGAGAAATATCCCCCGACCACGCCAGGTCCAGGCCTGTCTCGGATCTGGTTAAAGAAAACATACAGCTGCACGAGAAGCGTCTGCACCAGGATTGGTCCAAGCCTTCTGGGGTCAAATGCGACGAGCAAGGTCAATCCGTCAAGGTGGCGCAGATGAAAGCCACTTTTGACTCGCCTCAAAAATCCCCAGACAAAGCCTTGGAGAGGAAGCCGTCTACTAGAAAAG ATATGAAAGGAGTCGTACGGAAGAGCAAATTCCGGCATGTCTTTGGCCAGACGGTGAAAAATGATCAGTGTTACGATGATATCCGAGTGTCAAGGGTCACGTGGGATAGCTCATTCTGTGCCGTAAACCCCAAATTTGTTGCCATAATCATTGAAGCAAGTGGTGGCGGCGCTTTCCTAGTTCTTCCGCTTCATAAG ACGGGACGTATCGACAAAGCCTGCCCAACAGTATGCGGTCACACTGGTCCAGTGTTAGATATTGATTGGTGCCCCCACAATGATCAAGTCATTGCCAGTAGCGCTGAGGACTGCTCAGTGATG GTGTGGCAAATTCCTGAGCATGGACTTTTAACTCCCATGTCTGAACCAGCCGTGGAACTGAAAGGTCATTCCAAGCGTGTCGGCATAATCACATGGCACCCTACAGCTCGCAATGTTCTTCTTAGTGCAG GTTGTGACAACATAATCATGATCTGGAATGTGGGCACTGGTGAGGCCCTGATCACCTTAGACGATATGCATCCAGATATGATTTACAACGTTTGCTGGAATCGCAACGGCAGTCTCATATGCACCACATGCAAGGACAAGTCTGTCCGTGTTATTGATCCTCGCAAAGAGGAAATTGTTGAA gagaaagaaaaagcacatGACGGTGCTCGTCCCATGAGGGCTATTTTCCTGAAGGATGGCAAAATCCTCACCACAGGTTTCAACCGTAGGAGTGAAAGACAGATCGCCCTCTGGGACCCG CAAAACATAGAGGAGCCAATGGCTATGCATTGCATGGATGCCAGCAATGGAGTGCTCCTACCCTTCTATGACCCAGACACGAACATGGTTTACCTCTGTGGAAAG GGGGACAGCAGCATCCGCTACTTTGAAATCACAGACGAGGATCCGTATGTTCACTTTCTTAGCAGCTATGTTACAAAAGAGTCTCAAAGGGGCATGGGCTGCATGCCAAAGAGGGGCCTTGATGTCAACAAGTGTGAAATCGCTAG ATACTATAAACTGCTTGAAAGGAAGTGTGAGCCTATTGTGATGACTGTACCAAGAAAG TCTGACCTGTTTCAGGATGATTTGTACCCTGACACTGCCGGGCCCGAGTCAGCCCTGGAAGCCGAGGAGTGGGCTGAGGGCAAGAATGGAGATCCCATCCTCATCTCCctaaaaaatggctatgtcccaaCAAAGAGCCGTGAATTCAAGGTGGtcaaaaagaatattttagATGCTAAGGTGGCCACAAGCACAGAGAACTCCTCCTCGAGTTTTCAGAATACATCAAGT AAATCAGACGGCAAGCTGGATGAGCTTTTGAAAGAAATGAGATCCCTTAAGGACTTGGTCAGCAGTCAGGAGAAGCGACTTGTCGCACTTGAAGAGCAAATGTCCAAAATTGCTATTTAA
- the LOC144195380 gene encoding coronin-1C-A-like isoform X2, with protein sequence MKGVVRKSKFRHVFGQTVKNDQCYDDIRVSRVTWDSSFCAVNPKFVAIIIEASGGGAFLVLPLHKTGRIDKACPTVCGHTGPVLDIDWCPHNDQVIASSAEDCSVMVWQIPEHGLLTPMSEPAVELKGHSKRVGIITWHPTARNVLLSAGCDNIIMIWNVGTGEALITLDDMHPDMIYNVCWNRNGSLICTTCKDKSVRVIDPRKEEIVEEKEKAHDGARPMRAIFLKDGKILTTGFNRRSERQIALWDPQNIEEPMAMHCMDASNGVLLPFYDPDTNMVYLCGKGDSSIRYFEITDEDPYVHFLSSYVTKESQRGMGCMPKRGLDVNKCEIARYYKLLERKCEPIVMTVPRKSDLFQDDLYPDTAGPESALEAEEWAEGKNGDPILISLKNGYVPTKSREFKVVKKNILDAKVATSTENSSSSFQNTSSKSDGKLDELLKEMRSLKDLVSSQEKRLVALEEQMSKIAI encoded by the exons ATGAAAGGAGTCGTACGGAAGAGCAAATTCCGGCATGTCTTTGGCCAGACGGTGAAAAATGATCAGTGTTACGATGATATCCGAGTGTCAAGGGTCACGTGGGATAGCTCATTCTGTGCCGTAAACCCCAAATTTGTTGCCATAATCATTGAAGCAAGTGGTGGCGGCGCTTTCCTAGTTCTTCCGCTTCATAAG ACGGGACGTATCGACAAAGCCTGCCCAACAGTATGCGGTCACACTGGTCCAGTGTTAGATATTGATTGGTGCCCCCACAATGATCAAGTCATTGCCAGTAGCGCTGAGGACTGCTCAGTGATG GTGTGGCAAATTCCTGAGCATGGACTTTTAACTCCCATGTCTGAACCAGCCGTGGAACTGAAAGGTCATTCCAAGCGTGTCGGCATAATCACATGGCACCCTACAGCTCGCAATGTTCTTCTTAGTGCAG GTTGTGACAACATAATCATGATCTGGAATGTGGGCACTGGTGAGGCCCTGATCACCTTAGACGATATGCATCCAGATATGATTTACAACGTTTGCTGGAATCGCAACGGCAGTCTCATATGCACCACATGCAAGGACAAGTCTGTCCGTGTTATTGATCCTCGCAAAGAGGAAATTGTTGAA gagaaagaaaaagcacatGACGGTGCTCGTCCCATGAGGGCTATTTTCCTGAAGGATGGCAAAATCCTCACCACAGGTTTCAACCGTAGGAGTGAAAGACAGATCGCCCTCTGGGACCCG CAAAACATAGAGGAGCCAATGGCTATGCATTGCATGGATGCCAGCAATGGAGTGCTCCTACCCTTCTATGACCCAGACACGAACATGGTTTACCTCTGTGGAAAG GGGGACAGCAGCATCCGCTACTTTGAAATCACAGACGAGGATCCGTATGTTCACTTTCTTAGCAGCTATGTTACAAAAGAGTCTCAAAGGGGCATGGGCTGCATGCCAAAGAGGGGCCTTGATGTCAACAAGTGTGAAATCGCTAG ATACTATAAACTGCTTGAAAGGAAGTGTGAGCCTATTGTGATGACTGTACCAAGAAAG TCTGACCTGTTTCAGGATGATTTGTACCCTGACACTGCCGGGCCCGAGTCAGCCCTGGAAGCCGAGGAGTGGGCTGAGGGCAAGAATGGAGATCCCATCCTCATCTCCctaaaaaatggctatgtcccaaCAAAGAGCCGTGAATTCAAGGTGGtcaaaaagaatattttagATGCTAAGGTGGCCACAAGCACAGAGAACTCCTCCTCGAGTTTTCAGAATACATCAAGT AAATCAGACGGCAAGCTGGATGAGCTTTTGAAAGAAATGAGATCCCTTAAGGACTTGGTCAGCAGTCAGGAGAAGCGACTTGTCGCACTTGAAGAGCAAATGTCCAAAATTGCTATTTAA
- the LOC144195680 gene encoding uncharacterized protein LOC144195680, translating to MPSRLLLPMAVVTLLSLCCGVVHGAPMFYNASMDGSGDDGLEFLFPNIFSTRAPVQVSATTRNPEASDTPTLTNTITTTIIRLKDFVLTRVVDFLEDNLLIIVIVTSLLIVMVFIICCASAMSQKKKLEAYKVPPQAPGKHVAEKPAMHTVHRMPQEFQERLYAVDHVKRVQMQSNGSPKTQRVPSKALIGERGRDVRASPRQEVRKARDVEEVEKRREEPRYKEPMMRREEVQHTSSQPACTCHLKKSHY from the coding sequence ATGCCATCCCGCTTGCTTCTCCCCATGGCCGTGGTGACCCTGTTGTCACTGTGCTGCGGTGTGGTCCATGGCGCGCCCATGTTCTACAACGCATCCATGGACGGTAGTGGCGACGACGGCTTGGAGTTCCTCTTCCCAAATATCTTCTCCACCCGTGCGCCGGTTCAAGTCAGCGCCACCACTCGTAATCCGGAAGCTTCGGACACGCCCACTCTCACCAACACCATCACCACGACCATCATCCGTCTGAAGGACTTTGTCCTCACCAGAGTGGTGGACTTTCTGGAGGATAATCTTCTCATCATTGTGATTGTGACCTCCCTCCTCATCGTCATGGTCTTCATCATCTGCTGCGCTTCCGCTATGAGTCAGAAGAAGAAGCTGGAGGCCTACAAGGTTCCTCCTCAAGCCCCCGGGAAGCACGTGGCGGAGAAACCCGCCATGCACACCGTACATAGAATGCCTCAGGAGTTCCAGGAGAGGCTGTACGCCGTGGACCATGTCAAGAGGGTTCAGATGCAAAGCAATGGCTCGCCCAAGACCCAACGCGTGCCTTCCAAGGCTCTGATAGGAGAGAGAGGCAGGGACGTCAGGGCTTCACCACGCCAGGAGGTGAGAAAGGCCAGGGATGTGGAGGAAGTGGAGAAACGCAGAGAGGAGCCCAGGTACAAAGAGCCCATGATGCGTAGGGAGGAGGTGCAGCACACATCCAGTCAGCCTGCATGCACCTGCCACCTGAAGAAGTCCCACTACTAG